Proteins from a genomic interval of Stigmatopora nigra isolate UIUO_SnigA chromosome 19, RoL_Snig_1.1, whole genome shotgun sequence:
- the tbl2 gene encoding transducin beta-like protein 2 has product METVALVALTLLLGVLVALVAFAVGKRKEELQETAEQTSVSAGNAAKAPVSKKQNKLDKHRGRKEKTSQHNFSHPLLASSLKGHGSYVTCLDFSSNGKYLASCSEDRTVRLWNTKDFLDREHKYLRANVELDHATLVRFSPDSRAFITWLANEDTMRVYKMSKKDDGTMGFKAAPKDFPIKHKAEIINIGVAENGKFIMSAYSDTTIHIWDLKGQILASINTNQMINAYVAISPCGRFVASCGFTPDVKVWEVCFSKNGEFKEVTRAFELKGHSAGMRAFAFSNDSNKMVTLSKDGTWKSWNTNVEYKKQQDPYLLKTVKCSSSDGSLVAMSPDGRVVAISNGCNVAMYNVSSGALEERFLSVHCIQIEDLRFDTTGRYLASCGDKAIRVFHNAPGYRATIQDMQDMLKKAQNEGMKLRLEKQISEAQRALKTVLSARVS; this is encoded by the exons ATGGAGACCGTTGCATTGGTTGCCTTGACTTTGTTACTGGGTGTACTGGTAGCTTTGGTAGCCTTCGCTGTTGGGAAACGGAAAGAAGAACTTCAAGAGACTGCAGAGCAGACAAGCGTATCTGCTG GCAATGCAGCAAAGGCTCCTGtgtccaaaaaacaaaataagctGGACAAGCACCGCGGCCGCAAAGAGAAAACGTCACAACACAACTTTAGTCATCCATTGTTGGCTTCCTCGCTTAAG GGCCACGGCAGCTATGTGACATGCTTGGATTTCAGCAGCAATGGGAAATACCTGGCGTCATGTTCCGAGGACCGCACTGTACGACTTTGGAACACCAAAGACTTCCTTGACCGGGAACACAAATATCTAAGAGCTAACGTGGAACTGGACCATGCCACGCTGGTGCGTTTTAGCCCGGACTCCAG GGCATTTATCACCTGGCTGGCTAATGAGGACACGATGCGTGTCtacaaaatgagcaaaaaagacGACGGCACCATGGGCTTCAAAGCTGCCCCCAAGGACTTTCCGATTAAACACAAGGCTGAGATCATAAACATTGGGGTTGCAGAGAATG GCAAGTTCATTATGAGTGCCTACAGTGACACCACCATACACATATGGGACCTGAAAGGACAAATACTGGCCTCTATTAATACCAACCAGATGATCAATGCTTACGTAGCTATCTCTCCATGTGGCAG GTTTGTAGCTTCCTGTGGCTTCACCCCTGATGTCAAGGTTTGGGAGGTGTGCTTCTCAAAGAATGGAGAGTTTAAGGAGGTGACCCGAGCCTTCGAGTTGAAAGGCCACTCAGCAGGAATGCGCGCGTTTGCCTTCTCCAATGACTCCAACAA AATGGTGACACTGTCCAAAGATGGCACGTGGAAGTCATGGAACACCAACGTTGAGTACAAAAAGCAGCAGGATCCTTACCTGCTTAAGACCGTCAAGTGTTCGTCATCCGATGGCAGCCTTGTGGCGATGTCGCCGGACGGCCGCGTAGTGGCAATCAGCAACGGCTGCAACGTGGCCATGTACAACGTGAGCAGCGGCGCGTTGGAGGAGCGGTTTCTCTCAGTGCACTGCATACAAATCGAGGACCTGCGCTTCGACACCACCGGACGCTATTTGGCGTCCTGTGGCGATAAGGCCATTCGCGTGTTCCACAATGCCCCCGGCTACCGGGCGACCATTCAGGACATGCAGGACATGCTGAAGAAGGCACAGAACGAGGGCATGAAACTGAGGCTGGAGAAACAGATTAGTGAAGCACAGAGAGCCTTGAAGACTGTGTTATCTGCTCGTGTTTCATGA
- the LOC144212573 gene encoding claudin-4-like produces MVSAGFQILGSALGLIGWIGAIIVCALPMWRVTAFIGSNIVTSQTIWEGIWLSCVVQSTGQMQCKVYDSMLALSSDLQAARALVVIAIVVGILAVLLSVAGGKCTNCVEDETAKAKVGIAAGAMFIAAGVLLLVPVCWTAHTLVRDFYNPLVVSAQKRELGAALYIGWGAAALMLIGGGLLCSNCPPKDEGTYSARYKAPRSEVSAPASGKDYV; encoded by the coding sequence ATGGTTTCCGCGGGCTTCCAAATCCTGGGCTCTGCCCTGGGTCTAATCGGCTGGATTGGTGCCATCATAGTGTGTGCCTTGCCCATGTGGCGAGTGACGGCTTTCATCGGGAGCAACATCGTGACGTCGCAAACGATATGGGAAGGCATCTGGCTGAGCTGCGTGGTGCAGAGCACGGGGCAAATGCAGTGCAAGGTCTACGACTCCATGCTGGCGCTCAGCTCCGACTTGCAGGCGGCGCGTGCCCTAGTGGTCATCGCCATTGTGGTGGGAATCCTTGCTGTCCTACTGTCGGTAGCTGGGGGCAAGTGCACCAACTGCGTGGAAGACGAGACGGCCAAGGCCAAAGTCGGTATAGCGGCCGGGGCTATGTTCATCGCCGCCGGCGTCCTGCTGCTCGTCCCCGTGTGCTGGACAGCTCACACTTTGGTGCGGGATTTCTACAACCCCTTGGTGGTCAGCGCCCAAAAGAGGGAGCTGGGCGCCGCCCTCTATATCGGTTGGGGGGCCGCCGCCCTCATGCTCATCGGAGGTGGCCTGTTGTGCAGTAACTGTCCCCCCAAAGACGAGGGCACGTACTCAGCACGCTACAAGGCGCCGCGATCCGAGGTCTCGGCGCCGGCGTCCGGAAAGGACTACGTCTAG
- the LOC144212574 gene encoding claudin-like protein ZF-A89 has translation MTSAGVQMLATFLCVLGFLGAIVTCALPMWKVSAFVGSNIVTAQVFWEGLWMNCVKQSTGQMQCKVYDSMLALPRDLQAARAMVVIAILLMLLGLLMASAGGKCTNCLEDETAKSRVVAAAGVLCLVGGLLLLIPVSWSAHVVIRNFYNPVLGGSQRRELGAALFVGWGSAGLLLIGGALLLCSCASRKDGRYSVKYSAPRSAASGGAYV, from the coding sequence ATGACGTCCGCAGGTGTGCAGATGCTGGCTACCTTCCTGTGTGTCCTGGGCTTCCTGGGTGCTATTGTGACCTGTGCCCTCCCCATGTGGAAAGTATCAGCGTTCGTCGGTAGCAACATTGTGACGGCGCAGGTGTTCTGGGAAGGCCTTTGGATGAACTGCGTGAAGCAAAGTACAGGCCAGATGCAGTGCAAGGTCTACGATTCCATGCTGGCCCTGCCGAGGGACCTGCAGGCGGCCCGTGCCATGGTGGTCATCGCCATTCTGTTGATGCTGTTGGGTCTTCTGATGGCCAGTGCTGGAGGTAAATGCACCAACTGTCTGGAGGACGAGACCGCCAAGTCCCgggtggtggcggcggctgGCGTTCTGTGCCTGGTGGGCGGCCTGCTGCTTCTCATCCCCGTGTCGTGGTCAGCCCACGTGGTCATTCGGAACTTCTACAACCCGGTGCTGGGCGGATCGCAGCGGCGGGAGCTGGGTGCTGCACTTTTTGTTGGCTGGGGGTCGGCTGGCCTACTACTCATCGGAGGGGCCCTGTTGCTGTGTAGCTGCGCCTCCCGGAAAGATGGCAGATACTCGGTCAAATACTCTGCGCCACGCTCAGCTGCCAGTGGAGGGGCCTATGTTTGA
- the mybbp1a gene encoding myb-binding protein 1A-like protein, translating to MGKEKHVYHPLFAACACEMDANMVDLVETAPKSEQTAGILHQNRVFLDFFWDLAKPQQEVRVRAVENLLKYLKDSNKEDELEYTLKRLVDGLAHNREVARPGFSLALGQLLSAFEDLTLQDILGRIQEKYSLEKTPKKLLRNAAFGSLFGILALHQSGRLIKEPLVVLGCVQLLQNLSQYRQHLKDLASNTMMDILNEVPEKVFQEVLLTALQSDLKAAFQTPDQLRLLLVALERFPQTLDSNKLQNLLGSSTIINNDNIAKLTHLLKLAAKATKKQCILPPVALDLLKLSLKEDSFQLFWNKAIVGGMLKESWGPTHFVSFRLLGRALPFLSLRQLQELLSGKAMIHYGEHVVSAQKQERFKLAPEMETYVSDFLEGCEDDKKQLAVMVGFSSLVNQGYPVVPSVWRVVQHLRPPVVQEYVAWLRTTFLRPNLKGMLNFDSRKQKKYKEEKKNLEGESIFRLRKWIVARLASIVDNHQVNKDEALIMQTARFVFFHAFFATKETCNDIPETQDELNVPLDEKTRAVLVSTFFGLLLSLHNLPQADEESKEGPLFNKRTSGVTSDGSLWLYRMAQYAEELLGKDTFVQSVHPFNAEHKLAWESMLESVANLQKKKRRRGRGYSPETIAFQQLFLLVGMNLFKASDELVDVMKDLQSCVKKAQEKRAKKIKKADKQEEEEPEWVEVLVDILLSLLSQHSRQIRQVCKTVFASVSPHVNAATLTTILDVLDPDKDGDEDGPVIVEDDAKKPRNKTENGDEEMEAKSDGSDDSDDSDDESEEDDNEENMEVDQNFKLELLKVLQQKDTTAPEEEGSDEDLDDNTMMELDKNLSVLFSEQKKKIQAKKDAQDKIRKEKLLVCNFKTKVLDLVEVFVTKESTSPLVLDLLEPLLYVIERGMKSGNEQQEQEFLRRVAQIFRNLYSSKRYCKTVDDRKQQLNDLAEKLITTMQKLSESSVALYYFSAAMYVIKVLRGTPIAEKKTLPRNFEDFTFMGNVDVERMTNVFREMLLSFMSRRNSLLTTQMFTDLFNRFPVFSVNLLDATVQHITSAVREHQQGQACVLTLAAMQSRVVQKLMQGDQWLEICTKLTPQLTEALKLEGQTEGQTEGQTEGQTEGQTEGQTEGQTEGQTESKALREKVLKALKLCHFLVKNVNEQKLAVDLLDLKKVLDLIPEGISFQITGPLQNIYWAVMKFFGVLRPKVEKVKPDKDVPMQQQLAKKEKGFLPESKKRKKRPQPVLEPAAAATANSAPTANNAGVEKGKGKRKRKRAAQTEAAQAGQAKKMKENENIKYPRQVQLPDLFSP from the exons ATGGGAAAAGAGAAGCACGTTTACCACCCCCTTTTTGCAGCATGTGCATGTGAGATGGACGCGAACATGGTAGATCTCGTGGAAACAGCCCCCAAATCGGAGCAGACAGCCGGCATCCTCCATCAGAACCGAGTCTTTCTCGATTTTTTCTGGGACTTAGCCAAACCCCAACAAGAAGTTCGTGTCAGGGCTGTGGAAAACCTCCTTAAATACCTGAAAGACAGCAACAAG GAGGATGAGCTGGAATACACACTAAAGAGGCTGGTGGATGGCCTAGCTCACAACCGGGAGGTGGCAAGACCTGGGTTCAGTCTGGCTTTGGGCCAG CTCCTCAGTGCTTTTGAAGATCTTACTCTGCAAGACATACTCGGCAGAATCCAGGAGAAATACAGTTTAGAAAAAACCCCAAAg AAATTATTGCGAAATGCTGCATTTGGGAGCCTCTTTGGTATCCTCGCTCTCCATCAGTCCGGCCGCCTCATCAAA GAGCCGTTGGTTGTGCTGGGATGCGTGCAGCTTCTGCAAAACCTCAGCCAGTACCGACAACACTTGAAGGATCTAGCCAGCAACACCATGATGGACATCCTAAATGAG GTCCCTGAGAAGGTGTTTCAGGAGGTCCTGTTGACCGCCCTGCAGTCCGATCTGAAGGCAGCCTTCCAAACTCCGGATCAGCTCCGACTGCTGTTGGTGGCCCTGGAGCGATTTCCTCAAACACTTGATTCTAACAAACTTCAAAATCTGTTGGGCTCCTCCACCATCATCAACAATGACAATATCGCAAA GCTGACACACCTTTTAAAGTTGGCTGCCAAGGCCACGAAAAAGCAGTGCATACTCCCGCCAGTGGCGCTGGACCTACTCAAGCTCTCACTTAAGGAAGACAGCTTCCAGCTCTTCTGGAACAAAGCCATTGTAGGGGGAATGCTAAAAGAGTCTTGGGGGCCCACACA CTTCGTGAGTTTCCGACTGTTGGGCAGAGCTTTGCCTTTTCTGTCATTACGGCAACTTCAAGAGCTTCTTTCCGGGAAGGCCATGATTCACTACGGCGAGCACGTGGTTTCCGCTCAG AAACAAGAACGCTTCAAGCTGGCTCCCGAAATGGAGACATACGTTTCGGACTTCCTGGAGGGTTGCGAGGATGACAAGAAGCAACTGGCGGTGATGGTGGGCTTTTCCTCGTTGGTCAATCAAGGCTACCCGGTGGTGCCCTCTGTGTGGCGCGTGGTGCAGCACCTGCGGCCGCCGGTGGTCCAGGAATACGTAGCGTGGCTCAGGACCACCTTCTTGCGGCCCAACCTGAAGGGGATGCTGAACTTTGATTCACGCAAGCAGAAGAAGTAcaaggaagaaaagaagaacTTAGAAGG GGAGTCCATATTCCGCTTGAGGAAGTGGATTGTGGCAAGGCTGGCTTCCATCGTTGATAACCATCAGGTCAATAAGGACGAGGCGCTCATTATGCAGACTGCTCG attTGTCTTTTTCCACGCATTCTTTGCCACCAAAGAAACCTGTAACGACATTCCGGAAACTCAAGATGAGCTCAACGTTCCGTTGGATGAAAAAACCAGGGCGGTGCTTGTCAGTACCTTCTTTGG GCTCCTCCTCTCCCTGCATAACCTGCCCCAGGCGGACGAAGAGTCCAAAGAAGGGCCGTTGTTCAATAAGCGCACATCCGGCGTCACATCCGACGGCTCCTTGTGGCTCTACCGCATGGCCCAGTACGCAGAAGAGCTGCTGGGCAAGGACACGTTTGTCCAGTCCGTCCATCCTTTCAATGCCGAGCACAAGCTGGCTTGGGAAAG CATGTTGGAGTCGGTGGCAAacctgcagaagaaaaaaagaaggagaGGAAGGGGCTACTCGCCTGAGACCATTGCCTTCCAGCAGCTCTTCCTCTTGGTGGGCATGAACCTCTTCAAG GCTTCAGATGAGCTGGTGGATGTCATGAAAGATTTGCAAAGCTGCGTTAAAAAAGCGCAGGAGAAACGAgccaagaaaataaagaaag CTGACAAACAAGAAGAGGAGGAGCCGGAGTGGGTGGAGGTACTGGTGGACATCTTGCTGTCTCTCCTGTCACAGCACAGCCGACAAATCCGGCAGGTTTGCAAGACAGTCTTCGCCTCTGTCAGCCCCCATGTCAATGCCGCTACCCTCACCACCATCTTGGAC GTCTTGGATCCAGATAAAGACGGCGATGAGGACGGCCCCGTGATCGTCGAGGACGATGCCAAGAAACCCCGGAACAAAACGGAGAATGGTGACGAAGAGATG gaggccaAGTCAGACGGGTCAGATGACTCAGATGACTCGGATGATGAATCTGAAGAGGATGACAATGAAGAAAACATGGAGGTGGACCAaaacttcaaactggagttgcTGAAGGTGCTGCAGCAAAAGGACACTACG GCTCCAGAGGAGGAAGGCAGTGATGAAGACTTAGACGACAACACCATGATGGAACTGGACAAGAACTTATCGGTACTCTTCTCGgagcagaagaagaaaatcCAAGCCAAGAAGGACGCCCAGGACAAAATTCGCAAAGAGAAATTGCTTGTGTGCAACTTCAAGACAAAG GTGCTAGACCTAGTGGAGGTATTCGTGACCAAGGAGTCCACAAGCCCTCTAGTTCTAGACCTTTTAGAGCCTCTGCTTTACGTGATTGAACGAGGTATGAAATCTGGTAACGAACAGCAAGAGCAGGAGTTCCTACGTAGAGTTGCTCAAATTTTCAG gaACCTCTACAGTTCCAAAAGGTACTGCAAGACTGTCGACGACAGGAAGCAGCAACTCAATGACTTAGCCGAGAAGCTGATCACAACGATGCAGAAGTTGTCAGAGTCCTCTGTTGCCCTCTACTACTTTAG CGCCGCAATGTATGTCATTAAAGTGCTGCGAGGAACTCCCATTGCAGAAAAGAAAACGTTACCCAGAAATTTTGAAGAT TTCACATTCATGGGCAACGTGGACGTGGAGCGAATGACCAATGTCTTTCGGGAGATGCTGCTCTCCTTCATGAGTCGCAGAAATAGTCTTCTGACCACCCAGATGTTCACCGACCTGTTTAACAGATTTCCG GTTTTTAGTGTTAATCTATTGGACGCGACGGTGCAGCACATTACATCTGCCGTCAGAGAGCACCAACAG ggaCAAGCGTGTGTATTGACGTTGGCTGCCATGCAGAGCAGGGTTGTGCAGAAATTGATGCAAGGCGACCAATGGTTGGAAATTTGCACCAAGTTGACGCCACAGCTGACTGAG gcTCTCAAGCTGGAGGGTCAAACGGAGGGTCAAACGGAGGGTCAAACGGAGGGTCAAACGGAGGGTCAAACGGAGGGTCAAACGGAGGGTCAAACGGAGGGTCAAACGGAGAGCAAGGCTCTGCGGGAGAAGGTATTGAAAGCTCTCAAGCTGTGTCACTTTCTGGTCAAGAACGTCAATGAGCAG AAGCTGGCCGTTGATCTGCTGGACCTCAAGAAGGTCCTGGATCTTATACCGGAAGGCATCAGCTTTCAGATAACAGGACCACTACAGAACATCTACTGGGCTGTCATGAAATTCTTTGGTGTTCT GAGGCCCAAAGTGGAGAAGGTAAAACCTGACAAGGACGTGCCGATGCAGCAGCAGCTTGCCAAGAAGGAGAAGGGCTTCCTGCCAGAaagcaaaaagaggaaaaaacgcCCTCAGCCCGTCTTGGAgcctgccgccgccgccaccgcaaACTCGGCCCCAACGGCAAACAATGCGGGGGTAGAGAAAGGAAAGGGCAAGAGGAAGAGAAAGCGGGCGGCGCAAACCGAGGCGGCACAAGCCGGACAAGccaagaaaatgaaagaaaacgaaaatataaaatatccaCGGCAAGTACAactcccagatcttttttccccctaa